Proteins encoded within one genomic window of Brachybacterium muris:
- the ftsX gene encoding permease-like cell division protein FtsX, producing the protein MRARYILGEILTGLWRNISMVISVVIVTAVSLTFVGTGLLMQKQILEMKNTLVEQSQVTIFLCSPHSTAASCAGGAATDAQIDSVREALEGDVLSPYIDTVHERSQDEALEIYQQQFAGEGFVSNFTAEDMPVSFHITLNNADDSAAVVEFFQGRDGVDEVTDLLSMFAPFIDVLNQSTMFALGLAVLMLVAAALLVATTIRMSVANRRREIAIMRLVGAPNVFIRAPFLLEGATAAIIGGVIASAMLWVGLHYIVEGWLVEILGPQLITVGTDDLLWAAPVIIVLGAALSMVSCVVSLNRYLKV; encoded by the coding sequence ATGAGGGCCCGGTACATCCTCGGGGAGATCCTCACCGGCCTGTGGCGCAACATCTCCATGGTGATCTCGGTGGTGATCGTCACCGCCGTGTCCCTCACCTTCGTCGGCACAGGACTGCTGATGCAGAAGCAGATCCTGGAGATGAAGAACACCTTGGTCGAGCAGTCGCAGGTGACGATCTTCCTGTGCTCCCCGCACTCCACGGCGGCCTCCTGCGCCGGTGGTGCGGCCACGGATGCGCAGATCGACTCGGTGCGCGAGGCCCTGGAGGGAGATGTGCTCTCGCCCTACATCGACACCGTCCACGAACGCAGCCAGGACGAGGCACTGGAGATCTACCAGCAGCAGTTCGCCGGCGAGGGCTTCGTCTCCAACTTCACCGCGGAGGACATGCCCGTGTCCTTCCACATCACCCTGAACAATGCCGACGACTCCGCCGCGGTGGTGGAGTTCTTCCAGGGGCGGGACGGGGTGGACGAGGTGACCGACCTGCTCAGCATGTTCGCGCCGTTCATCGACGTGCTGAACCAGTCCACCATGTTCGCGCTGGGTCTGGCGGTCCTGATGCTCGTCGCAGCAGCCCTCCTGGTGGCCACCACCATCCGGATGTCGGTGGCCAACCGTCGCCGCGAGATCGCCATCATGCGCCTGGTCGGCGCCCCCAATGTGTTCATCCGCGCCCCCTTCTTGCTCGAGGGCGCCACGGCCGCCATCATCGGTGGGGTGATCGCCTCAGCGATGCTGTGGGTGGGGCTGCACTACATAGTCGAGGGCTGGCTGGTCGAGATCCTCGGCCCGCAGCTGATCACCGTGGGCACCGATGATCTGCTCTGGGCGGCCCCGGTGATCATCGTGCTCGGTGCCGCCCTGTCCATGGTGTCTTGCGTGGTCTCCCTGAATCGTTATCTGAAGGTGTGA
- the hrpA gene encoding ATP-dependent RNA helicase HrpA, with amino-acid sequence MTENAPTTDLRITYPSDLPVSQRREDIQQAIRENQVVVIAGETGSGKTTQIPKMLLELGYGERGKLIGHTQPRRIAARSVAQRIASELGQKLGEGAVGYQVRFTKETSRAARLKLMTDGILLAEIGRDRLLKRYDAIIIDEAHERSLTIDVILGYLRQILPQRPDLKVIITSATIDPERFAAHFGRRLPSGEHEPAPILEVSGRTYPVEIRYRPLVLEPEVEDDDELEDIHSVERDLTGAITDAVDELAAEGPGDMLVFLPGEREIREIADALSAHLSRGTRGRAALAVQVLPLFGRLSAEDQQKIFTPPPVGTYRRIILSTNVAETSLTVPGITYVIDSGLARISRYSQRTKVQRLPIEPISQASANQRSGRSGRTAPGIAIRLYSQEDFEARSEYTEPEILRTSLASVVLLMTSLGLGDVESFPFVEPPATRAITDGVRLLEELGAIEDAPGEPGGRRLTRVGRTLARFPLDPRMARMLIEAHRLGALREVMIIVAALEIQDPRERPLGQEQQAKEKHKRFEDETSDFLSYLKLWEHLQLRRDALSSSAFRREVRAEHLHYLRIREWWDLHSQLRDMAKDVGLSRNDTPASPQAIHQALLAGLLSHVGLYEERSREYSGARGARFAIWPGSALAKRRPDYVMVAELVETSRLWGRTVARIDPAWAEEVGAHVVKRSHSAPHWSSKRAGAMAHEKVTLYGVPIVADRVVGYGRIDPAAARDIFIQHALIEGDWRTRHHFFRDNRALITRLEELEAKTRRRDLLVSDEQLFRFYDERLPATVVSGAHFDSWWKKQRHQTPDLLTLTEDDLLDPDADVAHLARDFPDTWVQGDITLPLSYSFGEVGAKGADGVTATVPLAVLNRLEPAGFDWLVPGMRHELITELIRSLPKPIRRHLVPAPERAKAVAATLHDDDPNAGEPFVEAVADELVALPGVPDDLPLYGSEFDLAKLPAHLHMHFRVVDAKGRQIGAGDSLPELKARLKQRVDAAVSSRADDMARTDLRSFPETGVPRIHEATVGRLKVTGYPALVARRGKDGTVERIDLAVLATADEQALAHREGLIALLDRDLGIDLAGVLNALPNPTKLAVSGSDYPSTAALLADASRAATSHLVGEGTARTRAEYDALLAEVRTRHDELATQAVKDAAGALAVHGRLQKEVSRASSLAILNTLTSIREHAASLLGDGFISRTGLEHLGDLRRYLEADLLRLEKLQQNPRRDDQLAWQVEDISRYWQGVRGKLTARQLAQPDAREIPWMIEEFRVSLFAQTLGTKYTVSDKRIRKAIAELS; translated from the coding sequence ATGACCGAGAACGCCCCCACCACCGACCTGCGGATCACCTACCCCTCCGACCTGCCCGTCTCCCAGCGCCGCGAGGACATCCAACAGGCGATCCGCGAGAACCAGGTGGTGGTGATCGCCGGCGAGACCGGTTCCGGTAAGACCACCCAGATCCCCAAGATGCTGCTGGAGCTGGGATACGGCGAGCGCGGCAAGCTGATCGGCCATACCCAGCCCCGCCGCATCGCCGCCCGCTCGGTCGCCCAGCGCATCGCCTCCGAACTCGGGCAGAAGCTCGGTGAGGGAGCCGTCGGCTATCAGGTCCGCTTCACCAAGGAGACCAGCCGCGCCGCACGCCTGAAGCTGATGACCGACGGCATCCTGCTGGCCGAGATCGGCCGGGACCGCCTGCTGAAGCGCTACGACGCGATCATCATCGACGAGGCCCACGAGCGCTCACTCACCATCGACGTGATCCTGGGGTACCTGCGGCAGATCCTCCCGCAGCGCCCGGACCTCAAGGTCATCATCACCTCGGCCACGATCGACCCCGAGCGCTTCGCCGCCCACTTCGGGCGCCGCCTTCCCTCCGGCGAGCACGAGCCGGCGCCGATCCTCGAGGTCTCCGGCCGCACCTACCCGGTGGAGATCCGCTACCGGCCCCTGGTGCTGGAGCCCGAGGTGGAGGACGACGACGAGCTGGAGGACATCCACTCCGTCGAACGGGACCTCACCGGTGCCATCACCGATGCGGTGGACGAACTGGCCGCGGAGGGCCCCGGCGACATGCTGGTGTTCCTGCCGGGGGAGCGGGAGATCAGGGAGATCGCCGACGCCCTCAGCGCCCACCTGAGCCGCGGCACCCGGGGCAGGGCCGCCCTGGCGGTGCAGGTGCTGCCCCTGTTCGGCAGGCTCTCGGCCGAGGACCAGCAGAAGATCTTCACCCCGCCGCCGGTCGGCACCTACCGGCGGATCATCCTGTCCACCAACGTCGCCGAGACCTCCCTGACCGTCCCCGGCATCACCTACGTGATCGACTCGGGCCTGGCCCGCATCTCCCGCTACTCCCAGCGCACCAAGGTGCAGCGCCTCCCCATCGAGCCGATCTCCCAGGCCAGCGCCAACCAGCGCTCCGGCCGTTCGGGCCGTACCGCTCCCGGTATCGCGATCCGCCTGTACTCCCAGGAGGACTTCGAGGCCCGGTCGGAGTACACCGAACCCGAGATCCTGCGCACCTCCCTGGCCTCCGTGGTGCTGCTGATGACCTCGCTGGGCCTGGGCGACGTGGAGTCCTTCCCCTTCGTGGAGCCGCCCGCGACCCGTGCCATCACCGACGGTGTGCGGCTGCTGGAGGAGCTGGGCGCTATCGAGGACGCCCCCGGCGAGCCCGGTGGCCGGCGCCTCACCCGCGTGGGTCGCACCCTGGCCCGCTTCCCCCTGGACCCCCGCATGGCCCGCATGCTGATCGAGGCGCACCGCCTGGGAGCACTGCGCGAAGTGATGATCATCGTCGCGGCGCTGGAGATCCAGGACCCCCGCGAACGACCGCTCGGCCAGGAGCAGCAGGCCAAGGAGAAGCACAAGCGCTTCGAGGACGAGACCAGCGACTTCCTGTCCTACCTGAAGCTGTGGGAGCACCTGCAGCTGCGGCGCGACGCCCTCTCCTCCTCCGCCTTCCGCCGCGAGGTCCGGGCCGAGCACCTGCACTACCTGCGGATCCGCGAGTGGTGGGACCTGCACTCCCAACTGCGGGACATGGCCAAGGACGTCGGGCTCTCCCGCAACGACACGCCCGCGAGCCCGCAGGCCATCCACCAGGCACTGCTGGCAGGGCTGCTCAGCCACGTGGGCCTGTACGAGGAGCGCTCCCGTGAGTACTCCGGAGCCCGCGGCGCCCGCTTCGCGATCTGGCCCGGCTCGGCGCTGGCCAAGCGCCGCCCCGACTACGTGATGGTCGCCGAACTGGTGGAGACCTCCCGGCTGTGGGGCCGCACCGTCGCCCGCATCGACCCCGCCTGGGCCGAGGAGGTGGGCGCCCACGTGGTCAAGCGCTCCCACTCCGCACCCCACTGGTCCTCCAAGCGGGCCGGCGCCATGGCCCACGAGAAGGTCACCCTGTACGGGGTGCCGATCGTCGCCGACCGCGTGGTGGGCTACGGACGCATTGACCCGGCCGCGGCCCGCGACATCTTCATCCAGCACGCCCTGATCGAGGGGGACTGGCGCACCCGCCACCACTTCTTCCGCGACAACCGGGCCCTGATCACCCGGCTCGAGGAGCTGGAGGCGAAGACCCGCCGCCGGGACCTGCTGGTCTCGGACGAGCAGCTGTTCCGCTTCTACGACGAGCGCCTCCCCGCGACCGTGGTCTCCGGCGCCCACTTCGACTCCTGGTGGAAGAAGCAGCGCCACCAGACCCCGGACCTGCTCACCCTCACCGAGGACGACCTGCTGGACCCGGATGCGGACGTGGCCCACCTGGCCCGCGACTTCCCCGACACCTGGGTGCAGGGCGACATCACCCTGCCGCTGAGCTACTCCTTCGGCGAGGTGGGCGCCAAGGGGGCCGACGGCGTCACCGCCACCGTGCCGCTGGCGGTGCTGAACCGCCTGGAGCCGGCCGGCTTCGACTGGCTGGTGCCCGGGATGCGCCACGAGCTGATCACCGAGCTGATCCGCTCCCTGCCCAAGCCGATCAGGCGCCACCTGGTCCCGGCCCCAGAGCGGGCCAAGGCAGTCGCCGCCACCCTGCACGACGACGACCCGAACGCGGGGGAGCCCTTCGTGGAGGCCGTGGCCGACGAGCTGGTGGCCCTGCCCGGAGTGCCCGATGACCTGCCGCTGTACGGCTCCGAGTTCGACCTGGCCAAGTTGCCCGCCCACCTGCACATGCACTTCCGCGTGGTCGATGCCAAGGGCAGGCAGATCGGTGCCGGCGACTCCCTGCCCGAGCTGAAGGCTCGCCTCAAGCAGCGGGTGGACGCCGCCGTCTCCTCCCGGGCCGACGACATGGCCCGCACGGATCTGCGGTCCTTCCCCGAGACCGGGGTGCCGCGCATCCATGAGGCCACGGTGGGTAGGCTCAAGGTCACCGGCTACCCCGCCCTGGTGGCCCGCCGCGGCAAGGACGGCACCGTGGAGCGGATCGACCTGGCGGTGCTCGCCACCGCCGATGAGCAAGCGCTCGCCCACCGCGAGGGTCTGATCGCCCTGCTGGACCGGGATCTCGGCATCGACCTAGCCGGGGTGTTGAACGCCCTGCCCAATCCCACCAAGCTGGCGGTGTCCGGATCCGACTACCCCTCCACCGCGGCGCTGCTGGCCGATGCCTCCCGCGCCGCCACCTCCCACCTGGTGGGGGAGGGGACAGCCCGCACCCGTGCCGAGTACGACGCACTGCTGGCCGAGGTGCGCACCCGACACGACGAGCTCGCCACGCAGGCCGTCAAGGACGCTGCGGGAGCGCTCGCCGTCCACGGTCGCCTCCAGAAGGAGGTCTCCCGGGCCTCGTCGCTGGCGATCCTGAACACCCTGACCTCGATCCGGGAGCACGCAGCGTCCCTGCTGGGGGACGGCTTCATCTCCCGCACCGGGCTCGAGCACCTGGGGGACCTGCGCCGCTACCTGGAGGCCGACCTGCTGCGCCTGGAGAAGCTGCAGCAGAACCCGCGGCGCGACGACCAGCTGGCCTGGCAGGTCGAGGACATCAGCCGGTACTGGCAGGGTGTGCGCGGCAAGCTCACCGCCAGGCAGCTCGCCCAGCCCGACGCCCGCGAGATCCCCTGGATGATCGAGGAGTTCCGGGTGAGCCTGTTCGCCCAGACCCTGGGCACGAAGTACACCGTCTCGGACAAGCGGATCCGCAAGGCCATCGCCGAGCTCAGCTGA
- a CDS encoding sugar phosphate isomerase/epimerase family protein, whose product MARIGIQLMMLRDDIAEQGVLPVLERVRDTGFSVVEVSQIPMAPDNVADMVRARSELGIEYAAISAKTTAPAGSQDQTLAEDFDLLVEEAGALGTDMIRIGMMPLEAIRSPEAFFAFCDEAEQHAARMREAGIALSYHNHHVEFARIQGRTLLEHLREKAPSLRFEIDCHWVQRGGRDPERTLKQFDGVLDLVHLKDYRITLPSAEVLAAMDAGDGSAFGDYWQGSIVQFAEVGQGTLDWAPVIEQGIASGAQHLLIEQDLTYGRDIFESLAMSRAHLVDLGYEELIEG is encoded by the coding sequence ATGGCGCGCATAGGTATCCAGCTGATGATGCTGCGGGACGACATCGCCGAGCAGGGGGTGCTGCCCGTCCTGGAGCGCGTGCGGGACACCGGCTTCTCCGTGGTGGAGGTCTCCCAGATCCCGATGGCCCCCGACAATGTCGCCGACATGGTCCGTGCGCGCAGCGAGCTGGGGATCGAGTACGCGGCCATCTCCGCCAAGACCACCGCTCCCGCCGGGTCCCAGGATCAGACCCTCGCAGAGGACTTCGACCTGCTGGTGGAGGAGGCGGGCGCCCTCGGCACCGACATGATCCGCATCGGGATGATGCCGCTGGAGGCCATCCGCTCCCCCGAGGCGTTCTTCGCCTTCTGCGACGAGGCCGAGCAGCATGCCGCCCGGATGCGGGAGGCGGGCATCGCGCTCAGCTACCACAACCATCACGTGGAGTTCGCGAGGATCCAGGGGCGCACGCTGCTGGAGCACCTGCGCGAGAAGGCGCCCAGCCTGCGCTTCGAGATCGACTGCCACTGGGTGCAGCGCGGCGGCCGGGATCCCGAGCGCACCCTGAAGCAGTTCGACGGGGTCCTGGACCTGGTGCACCTGAAGGACTACCGGATCACGTTGCCGAGCGCCGAGGTGCTGGCCGCCATGGATGCCGGTGACGGTTCGGCCTTCGGCGACTACTGGCAGGGCTCGATCGTGCAGTTCGCCGAGGTGGGGCAAGGGACCCTGGACTGGGCCCCTGTGATCGAGCAGGGCATCGCCTCCGGTGCGCAGCACCTGCTGATCGAGCAGGACCTCACCTACGGCAGGGACATCTTCGAATCCCTCGCCATGAGTCGGGCCCATCTGGTGGATCTGGGATACGAGGAGCTCATAGAGGGCTGA
- a CDS encoding glycine C-acetyltransferase: protein MYTDLKDQLTAELTEIEEAGTYKHERVITTPQSNRITAGPVDRDGTEVLNFCANNYLGLADHPELISAAHTALDDRGFGMASVRFICGTQDLHLQLEEAMSRFLGTEATILFSSCFDANGAVFEPLFGKEDAIISDELNHASLIDGIRLSKAARFRYRNADMADLRAQLEAAAQLNDGAGARRTVIVTDGVFSMDGYLAPLDQICDLADEFGALVMVDDSHAVGFMGDTGAGTPEHFGVSDRVDIYTGTFGKALGGASGGYVSGRAEIVSMLRQKGRPYLFSNSLAPSIVAATLRALELVATSQELRATLFENAALFRRRMGEEGFELLDGEHAIVPVMFGDAALAGRVADAMLEEGVYVTAFSFPVVPRGKARIRVQLSAAHTAEDIEACVQAFVRSRDWVQAA from the coding sequence GTGTACACGGACCTCAAGGACCAGCTGACCGCCGAGCTCACCGAGATCGAGGAGGCCGGGACCTACAAGCACGAACGGGTGATCACCACCCCCCAGTCCAACCGGATCACCGCCGGCCCCGTGGATCGGGACGGCACCGAGGTGCTGAACTTCTGCGCCAACAACTACCTGGGCCTGGCCGACCACCCCGAGCTGATCTCCGCGGCCCACACCGCCCTGGACGACCGCGGCTTCGGCATGGCCTCGGTGCGCTTCATCTGCGGCACCCAGGACCTCCACCTGCAGCTCGAGGAGGCCATGAGCCGCTTCCTGGGCACCGAGGCCACGATCCTGTTCTCCTCCTGCTTCGACGCCAACGGCGCCGTGTTCGAGCCGCTGTTCGGCAAGGAGGACGCGATCATCTCCGACGAGCTGAACCACGCCTCCCTGATCGACGGGATCCGCCTGTCCAAGGCAGCCCGGTTCCGCTACCGCAACGCCGACATGGCAGATCTGCGCGCCCAGTTGGAGGCCGCCGCGCAGCTGAACGACGGTGCCGGGGCGCGCCGCACCGTGATCGTCACCGACGGCGTGTTCTCCATGGACGGCTACCTGGCACCCCTGGACCAGATCTGCGATCTGGCCGATGAGTTCGGTGCCCTGGTGATGGTGGACGACTCCCACGCGGTGGGCTTCATGGGCGATACCGGCGCGGGCACCCCGGAGCACTTCGGGGTCTCCGATCGCGTGGACATCTACACCGGCACCTTCGGCAAGGCCCTCGGCGGGGCCAGCGGCGGGTACGTCTCCGGTCGCGCGGAGATCGTCTCGATGCTGCGGCAGAAGGGCCGTCCCTACCTGTTCTCCAACTCCCTGGCGCCCTCGATCGTGGCGGCCACGCTGAGGGCACTGGAGCTGGTGGCCACCTCGCAGGAGCTGCGGGCCACCCTGTTCGAGAACGCCGCGCTGTTCCGTCGTCGCATGGGCGAGGAGGGCTTCGAGCTGCTGGACGGCGAGCATGCGATCGTGCCGGTGATGTTCGGGGACGCGGCGTTGGCCGGCCGGGTCGCGGATGCGATGCTGGAGGAGGGCGTGTACGTCACCGCCTTCTCCTTCCCGGTGGTGCCGCGGGGGAAGGCGCGCATCCGCGTGCAGCTCTCCGCCGCCCACACCGCCGAGGACATCGAGGCCTGCGTGCAGGCGTTCGTGCGCTCCCGGGACTGGGTGCAGGCCGCCTGA
- a CDS encoding mechanosensitive ion channel family protein — MRALMRWRGRGESASAVFSRLAGWLVVLLSLLASLTIVFPSVRPVDILGGVGVVSIAAGIAFQTVLGNMFAGIVLLARDRYRLRDQIAVAEHRGTIVAMGLTSTALRTFDGRLVLIPNSVLHSQVVTVQTGFEQVRTSVMMDVDDAVDLRRACRVATEAMGAIPSVAEEPAPQALLTEVGTTTVRIELRFWSGATQLETRAATHEVIAEVLAAFGEQQVATGSDVVVIEPGDRFKRVLSGPDRLPGR, encoded by the coding sequence GTGCGCGCACTGATGCGTTGGCGCGGCAGGGGGGAGTCCGCCTCGGCGGTGTTCTCCAGGCTCGCCGGGTGGCTGGTGGTGCTGCTGTCGCTGCTCGCGTCCCTGACCATCGTGTTTCCCAGCGTCCGTCCGGTGGACATCCTGGGCGGGGTGGGCGTGGTCTCCATCGCCGCCGGTATCGCCTTCCAGACGGTGCTGGGGAACATGTTCGCCGGGATCGTGCTGCTGGCGAGGGATCGCTACCGGCTGCGCGATCAGATCGCGGTGGCCGAGCACCGGGGCACGATCGTCGCGATGGGCCTGACCTCCACGGCGCTTCGCACCTTCGACGGTCGACTGGTGCTGATCCCCAACTCGGTGCTCCACTCGCAGGTGGTCACGGTCCAGACCGGCTTCGAACAGGTGCGCACCAGCGTGATGATGGACGTGGACGACGCGGTGGATCTGCGCCGCGCCTGCCGTGTGGCGACCGAGGCGATGGGGGCGATCCCGTCGGTCGCGGAGGAACCCGCGCCGCAGGCTCTGCTCACCGAGGTGGGGACCACCACCGTGCGCATCGAGCTGCGCTTCTGGTCCGGCGCCACCCAGCTCGAGACCCGCGCAGCCACCCATGAGGTGATCGCCGAGGTCCTGGCAGCATTCGGCGAGCAGCAGGTGGCAACGGGATCCGACGTCGTCGTCATCGAACCGGGGGACCGGTTCAAACGCGTCCTGAGCGGGCCCGACCGACTGCCAGGGCGATGA
- the tdh gene encoding L-threonine 3-dehydrogenase yields the protein MRALRKTEPGQGLSLMEVPEPECGPWDVKIRVLRAGICGTDLHIQAWDESAQAMCDTVSFTPGHEFYGEVVEVGDQVPDVTLGDRVSGEGHVVCGTCRNCRAGRKQMCIRTRSVGVQRDGAFAEYVVIPHLNVWVHEHDGGTALISPELGALFDPLGNAVHTTLKFPVVGEDVLVTGAGPIGQMCVAVARHAGARYITVTDMAPHRLRMAADGGADATVDVSTTRIRQAQRDLGMREGFDVGLEISGQASALQEMIENMNHGGKIALLGLPPRQFEIDWTAVVTRMLTLQGIYGREMFETWNAMAAMLTSSPTLRELVTRTVTDVLPASQFEHGYEIARSGNGGKVLLDWETID from the coding sequence ATGCGTGCGCTGCGCAAGACCGAGCCCGGACAGGGCCTGTCCCTCATGGAGGTGCCGGAGCCCGAGTGCGGGCCCTGGGACGTGAAGATCCGGGTGCTGCGCGCCGGAATCTGCGGCACCGACCTGCACATCCAGGCCTGGGACGAATCAGCGCAGGCCATGTGCGACACCGTGTCGTTCACCCCGGGCCACGAGTTCTACGGCGAGGTGGTCGAGGTGGGCGACCAGGTGCCGGACGTGACCCTGGGCGACCGGGTCTCCGGCGAGGGGCACGTGGTGTGCGGGACCTGCCGCAACTGCCGGGCCGGGCGCAAGCAGATGTGCATCCGCACCCGCTCCGTGGGCGTGCAGCGCGATGGCGCCTTCGCCGAGTACGTGGTGATCCCGCACCTGAACGTGTGGGTCCACGAACACGACGGCGGCACCGCTCTGATCTCCCCCGAGCTGGGCGCCCTGTTCGACCCGCTCGGCAACGCCGTGCACACCACCTTGAAGTTCCCCGTGGTCGGCGAGGACGTGCTGGTCACCGGGGCCGGCCCGATCGGCCAGATGTGCGTGGCCGTGGCCCGCCATGCCGGGGCCCGGTACATCACCGTCACCGATATGGCCCCGCACCGGCTGCGGATGGCCGCCGACGGGGGCGCCGACGCCACCGTGGACGTGTCCACCACCCGGATCCGCCAGGCCCAGCGCGACCTGGGTATGCGGGAGGGGTTCGACGTGGGCTTGGAGATCTCCGGGCAGGCCTCCGCGCTGCAGGAGATGATCGAGAACATGAACCATGGCGGGAAGATCGCCCTGCTGGGCCTGCCGCCTCGCCAGTTCGAGATCGACTGGACGGCGGTGGTGACGCGGATGCTCACCCTGCAGGGGATCTACGGCCGCGAGATGTTCGAGACCTGGAACGCGATGGCCGCCATGCTCACCAGCTCCCCGACGCTGCGCGAGCTGGTCACCCGCACGGTGACCGACGTGCTGCCCGCCTCCCAGTTCGAGCACGGCTACGAGATCGCCCGTTCCGGCAACGGCGGCAAGGTGCTGCTGGACTGGGAGACCATCGACTGA
- the smpB gene encoding SsrA-binding protein SmpB: MATKAEKKAGKNAKQSADGPVKKLIASNKKARHDYHIDDTWEAGIVLTGTEVKSLRDRGASLVDGYCYLDGGEVWMDAVHIAPYVKGTWTNHAARRKRKLLLHKHEIAKLAGKTREKGYTLVPLEMYFLGSHAKVVVALARGRKEWDKRHTLREQQDLREAQRAMRRRELV; encoded by the coding sequence ATGGCGACCAAGGCCGAGAAGAAAGCCGGCAAGAACGCGAAGCAGAGCGCGGACGGCCCCGTCAAGAAGCTCATCGCCTCGAACAAGAAGGCCCGGCACGACTACCACATCGACGACACCTGGGAGGCAGGCATCGTCCTGACCGGCACCGAGGTGAAGTCCCTGCGGGACCGCGGGGCCTCCCTGGTGGACGGCTACTGCTACCTCGACGGCGGCGAGGTGTGGATGGACGCGGTGCACATCGCTCCCTACGTCAAGGGCACCTGGACCAACCATGCGGCCCGACGCAAGCGCAAGCTGCTGCTGCACAAGCATGAGATCGCCAAGCTCGCCGGCAAGACCCGCGAGAAGGGCTATACCCTGGTCCCCCTGGAGATGTACTTCCTGGGTTCGCACGCGAAGGTCGTCGTAGCCCTGGCCCGCGGCAGGAAGGAGTGGGACAAGCGGCACACCCTCCGCGAGCAGCAGGACCTGCGCGAGGCGCAGCGCGCCATGCGCAGGCGCGAGCTGGTCTGA
- a CDS encoding M23 family metallopeptidase produces the protein MSYRLLRRPLSIAATAVLVLSPLLAVPSPALADGDKEDKIAERETVQQQLEDIRLELDGVNDDLADTYMALAETELLIPDAQQALDDAREELAEAEDEDRKVGERLSAAEDEEKELETEVATGQDEVDRTDGEMAQVALSAYKGDGMPNPATVFVGGSPQDTVDRTMNYRLTMASQGSKLDTLRTDQAINENSADRLTAVREEIDDLKAEAEETLARKTEAEEEAETAKQELDALYTRQQEQRDELEGKKEQYEGDQANLESRSSTLDDEISELARKERERAEQEASSGGPAPAVAPSGNGWTRPVNARLNSNFGWRVHPIYRTRRLHAGVDFPAACGVPVGATQSGRVIQRTSNSAAGNKIVLSHGMHNGKLITSSYHHLQGFAAPVGASVSAGQTVGYVGSTGGSTGCHLHFEIHEDGNAVNPAKYL, from the coding sequence ATGTCCTATCGCCTCCTGCGTCGCCCCCTGAGCATCGCCGCCACCGCTGTGCTGGTGCTCTCGCCGCTGCTCGCAGTGCCCTCCCCGGCCCTCGCCGACGGCGACAAGGAGGACAAGATCGCCGAACGGGAGACGGTCCAGCAGCAGTTGGAGGACATCCGCCTCGAGCTCGACGGCGTCAACGACGACCTCGCCGACACGTACATGGCATTGGCCGAGACGGAACTGCTGATCCCCGATGCTCAGCAGGCCTTGGACGACGCCCGCGAGGAGCTGGCCGAGGCCGAGGACGAGGACCGCAAGGTGGGCGAGCGGCTCAGCGCCGCCGAGGACGAGGAGAAGGAACTCGAGACCGAGGTCGCCACCGGCCAGGACGAGGTGGACCGCACCGACGGAGAGATGGCACAGGTGGCGCTGTCCGCCTACAAAGGGGACGGGATGCCGAATCCGGCCACCGTGTTCGTGGGCGGCAGCCCGCAGGACACCGTGGACCGCACCATGAACTACCGCCTCACCATGGCGTCCCAGGGGTCCAAGCTCGACACCCTGCGCACCGATCAGGCGATCAACGAGAACTCCGCCGACCGCCTCACCGCCGTGCGCGAGGAGATCGACGATCTGAAGGCTGAGGCCGAGGAGACCCTGGCCCGCAAGACGGAGGCCGAGGAGGAGGCCGAGACGGCCAAGCAGGAGCTCGACGCCCTCTACACGCGCCAGCAGGAGCAGCGCGACGAGCTCGAGGGGAAGAAGGAGCAGTACGAGGGCGATCAGGCCAACCTCGAGTCCCGCAGCTCCACCCTGGACGATGAGATCTCCGAACTCGCCCGCAAGGAGCGTGAGCGGGCAGAGCAGGAGGCTTCCAGCGGCGGGCCCGCCCCGGCCGTGGCGCCGTCAGGCAATGGGTGGACGCGTCCGGTCAACGCCCGTCTGAACTCCAACTTCGGCTGGCGCGTTCACCCGATCTACCGCACCCGCCGCCTGCATGCCGGGGTGGACTTCCCCGCTGCCTGCGGCGTCCCTGTGGGAGCCACCCAGTCCGGTCGGGTCATCCAGCGCACGTCCAACAGTGCAGCAGGCAACAAGATCGTGCTGAGCCACGGCATGCACAACGGGAAGCTGATCACCAGCTCCTATCACCACCTGCAGGGTTTCGCGGCACCGGTGGGGGCGAGCGTGTCTGCTGGCCAGACCGTCGGCTACGTGGGCAGCACCGGTGGATCCACCGGCTGCCACCTGCACTTCGAGATCCACGAGGACGGCAACGCCGTCAACCCCGCGAAGTACCTCTGA